The Kineococcus radiotolerans SRS30216 = ATCC BAA-149 genomic interval CGTAGTCGGCCTCGGTGATGCCGGAGTAGACGGCGAGGATGAGGTCCGGGGTCAGCGCGGTGATCTGCTCGAAGGGGACCTCGCCGCTGTCGGGGTTGGGCAGGAACGTCGTCGCGGCCGCGTCGAAGTGGCCCTCCCACCAGGGCAGGGTGCCGTCGGGGTTTCCGCCGTAGGTGATCTCGGGGACGCCGACGGGCTGCCCGCCGAGCGCCCACACGACGTCCTGGGAGCCCCAGCCGAGGCAGACGATCCGGGTCGGGGCGGCCGGGACCGTGGTGGAGCCCAGCGCGTGCTCGACCGTCACCGGGAAGGTGTCCCCGCCCGTGCCGCCGGTGCCGGCGGTGGAGGCGGGGGCCGGGCTCGCGGCGTCGTCGGAGGAGCCGCAGGCGGCGGCGAGGGCGGCGAGGGGGACGGTGGCGAGCAGGGCTCGGCGGCTGGGGCGCACGACGACTCCGGGGTAGTTGGGCAGGGGAGCCTCACCTCACCACAGGTGGGGCCCCGCGGTGAAATCCGGTGCGTAGCGTGGGGGCGTGGACACCCCCTGGAACGACCTGGCGCGCCCCCCGCTGCGGAGCGCGGCGCTGCGGCGCGCGCTGGTCGGGCCCGGCCCCTGGTCGCGCCTCGACGTCGTCGCGAGCACCGGGTCGACCAACGCCGACCTGCTCGCCGACGAGGACGCCCCCGACGGCGCCGTGCTCGTCGCCGACCACCAGACCGGCGGCCGCGGCCGGCTCGGGCGGACCTGGTCCGCACCGCCGCGCTCGGGCCTGGCGGTCTCGGTGCTGCTGCGCCCGCAGCGCCCCGTCGCGGAGTGGTCGCTGCTGCCGCTGGTCACGGGGCTGGCGGCCGTCGACGCGCTGGAGGCGCTGGGGGTCCGCACCCGCCTGAAGTGGCCCAACGACGTCCTCGTCGAGGGACCGGACCGCCCCGGCAAGGTGTGCGGGATCCTCGCCGAGGCCCGCACCGGCGCCGGCGGGGCCCGGGTCGTCCTGGGCGCGGGGATCAACGTCTCGCTGCGCACCGAGGAGCTGCCCGTCGACACCGCGACGTCGCTGGCCCTGGCCGGGGCGCGCAGCTGCGACCGCGACACCGTGCTGCGGCGCTACCTGCGGGCGCTGCGGGCCCGGGTCGACGCGTGGGGGGCGGGGGAGTCGCCGCTGGGCGACTACCGCGCGCTCAGCGCGACGATCGGGCAGGACGTGCGCGCCCACCTCCCCGACGGCTCCGTCCTCGAGGCGCTGGCCGTGGACGTGGACGAGGAGGGGCGGCTGGTCGTGGAGGGCTCAGGCGGCGCCCGGACGAGCCTCTCGGCGGCCGACGTCGTCCACCTGCGCCGGCGCTGAGCGCTCCTCCGGCCCGGTCTGCGCCGCGGTCGACGGCGACCCGGGCTCCTCGTCCCCGCGGGAGGGGTGGGCCTCCCAGCCCTCCTCGCGCAGCTCCTCCACGAAGACGAAGCGGCGGTAGGCCCACCAGCGGAACAGCGTCCCGAGCGCGACCCCGACGATCTTCGCGGAGACGTTGGAGGCGACCGGGCCGCGCAGGTCCAGCACGTAGTAGGTGAAGCCCAGGCAGACCAGGGAGATGAGCAGGCCCACGCCGTTCATGGCGAAGAACAGCACCAGCTCGCGCGGGGCCGAGGCCCGGTGGCGGTGGCGGAAGGTCCAGTAGCGGTTCCCGAGCCAGGCCACCAGGATGCTGACGACCGTCGAGATCACGTTGGCGGTGAGGGGCTTGTGGTGCAGGACCCCCACGCCGTCGGGGCCCGCGTAGCGCAGCAGGTTGAAGACGCCGAAGTCGGTGACGAAGGCGACCGCGCCGACGATGCCGAACTTCGCGGCCTCCCGGGCCAGCACCTCGTAGGTGCTGCGCAGCCTGCGCACCAGCCCCTGGTCGTTCGCGCTCACGCTGCTGTCCCCGCCCTCTCCGTCATCACGACCGCTCGTGGCCGCGGCCACGCAGTCTGACGGGTCAGGCTGGGAACCGGCTGGCGATCAGCGTTCGGAGCGGGCGCGTGTCTCGGACCGGTCCGCCCGCGGGTCGAGGTGGTCCTCCATCTTCACGGCCCCGACGATCCCGAGGACGACGAGCGTCACGCAGGCGAGCACGGTGAGCAACGGGACTCCCCCTTCCGTGGGTGCGCCCCGCAGGGAGCGGCGCGGTCCGCCCAGGGTGACCCACCCCGGGCGGGGCGGCATCCCGGGACCCCGGCGGGCCGCGGGTGCGGCGGGACGGCCGCGGTGGCCTACCCTCGGCTGACGTGTCGACCCTCGTCCCCCCGACGCCCCAGCCCGAGGTCCCCCGGGCCGACCCCGCGCCCTACGCCCGTCCCGGCGGGTTCCCCGTCGTCGGCGTCGTCGGCGGCGGCCAGCTGGCCCGGATGATGCAGCCCCCGGCGATCGCGCTCGGCCTGCGGCTGCGGGTCCTCGCCGAGGGGCCCGGCGCCAGCGCCGCCCAGGTCATCACCCCCGCGCCGGTCGGCGCGGCCGACGACCTCGAGGCCCTGGTCGCCTTCGCCTCCGAGTGCGACGCGGTCACCTTCGACCACGAGCACGTGCCCCCCGCGGGGCTGCGCGCCATGGCCGAGGTCACCTCCGTGCAGCCGGGCGCGGACGCCCTCGTGCACGCCCAGGACAAGATCGTCATGCGCGAGCGCCTCACCGCGCTCGGGGTCCCGTGCCCGCGCTGGGCCCGGGTCGGGGACCGCGCCGCGGTCGAGGCCTTCGCCGCCGGCGCCGGCTGGCCGGTCGTGCTGAAGACCCCGCGCGGGGGGTACGACGGCAAGGGCGTCCTCGTCCTGGACTCCGCCGGGGACCCGGCCTGGAGCACGGCCGAGGCGTGGCTGGCCGACTGGGCCGGACGCGGCGGGCTGCTGGCCGAGGAGCACGTCGCCTTCACCCGCGAGCTCGCCGCCCTCGTCGTGCGCAGCCCCTCCGGCCAGGCCGCGGCGTGGCCGGTGGTCGAGACCGTCCAGCGCGGCGGGGTCTGCCACGAGGTCACCGCCCCCGCCCCCGGCCTCGACGAGGAGCTCGGCGCGCACCTGACCGACGTCGCCCTGCGCGTCGCCGGCGGCCTCGGGGTCACCGGGGTGCTGGCCGTGGAGGTGTTCGAGGTGCTCCGCGACGGCCGCCCGACCGTGCTGGTGAACGAGCTCGCGATGCGCCCGCACAACTCCGGGCACTGGACCATCGACGGCGCCGAGACCAGCCAGTTCGAGAACCACCTGCGCGCGGTGCTGGACCTGCCGCTGGGCTCGACGCGCGCCCGCGCCCCGTGGACGGTCATGGTCAACGTCCTGGGACCGCGCGAGATCGAGGCCCGCCACGAGGACCTCTACCGCTCCTACCTGCACGTCATGGCCCACGACCCGGGCGTGAAGGTGCACCTGTACGGCAAGGAGCAGCGCCCGGGCCGCAAGCTCGGCCACGTCACCGTCCACGGCGACGACCTGGAATCCGTCCGCGCGCGTGCCCGGCACGCGGCGGCCTTCATCGCGGGGGAGATCGACGAGTGAGCACCACCGACGACGTGCGCGTGGGCCTGGTCATGGGCTCCGACTCCGACTGGCCCGTGATGGAGGAGGCCGCGAAGGCCCTGGAGGAGTTCGGCGTCGGGTACGAGGCCGACGTCGTCTCCGCCCACCGGATGCCGCAGGAGATGATCGCCTGGGGTTCCACCGCCGCCGACCGCGGCCTGCGGGTCGTCATCGCCGGCGCCGGCGGGGCCGCGCACCTGCCGGGCATGCTCGCCAGCGTCACCCCGCTGCCGGTGATCGGCGTCCCCGTCCCGCTGCGCCACCTCGACGGCATGGACTCGCTGCTCTCCATCGTGCAGATGCCCGCCGGGGTGCCCGTCGCGACGGTCTCCATCGGCGGGGCCCGCAACGCCGGGCTGCTCGCCGTGCGGATCCTCGCCGCCGCCGACGACGGCCTGCGGGCGCGGATGGTGCAGTTCCAGGACGGGCTGCGCCGGACCGCGCACGAGAAGGGCTCGACGCTGCGCGCCCGGACCCGCCGGGGCGGGGTCGGGTTCGGCGGGTAGCGTCCGGGGCGTGAGCCCCCTCGTCACCGAGTCCCACCGCGTCGACGGCCACGACGTCCACGAGCACGTCCTGACCGTCCCCCTGGACCACCGCGGCCGGGCGCCCGGGACCATCGAGGTGTTCGCCCGCGAGTACGTGCGCGACGGGAGGGGCGCGGCGCCGCGGCTGGTGTTCTTCCAGGGCGGTCCGGGCCACCCGGCGAACCGGCCCGACGTCGTCGGCGGCTGGCTGGAGCGGGCGTTGGAGGAGTTCCGCGTCGTGCTGCTGGACCAGCGCGGCACCGGGCGCTCGACGCCGCTGGACCGCCAGGGCCTCGCCGAGCTCGCCACCCCCGCCGAGCAGGCGCGGTACCTGACGCACTTCCGCGCCGACTCCATCGTCGCCGACGCCGAGCTGCTGCGGAACGCCCTCGGCGGGGACACCTGGGCCGCGCTGGGGCAGAGCTACGGCGGGTTCTGCCTGACGACCTACCTGTCGCAGGCCCCGCACGGGCTGCGCGAGGTGCTCATCACCGCCGGGTTGCCGGGGATCGCGACGAGCGCGGACGACGTGTACCGGGCCACGTACGCGCAGACCGCGCTGCGCAACGAGGAGTTCTCCGTGCGCTACCCGCGCGACCTCGCCGTGGCGCAGCAGGTGGCGGACCACCTCGACGGGGTGGAGGAGTTCCTGCCCACGGGGGAGCGGCTGTCGTCGCGGCGGTTCCGGACGATCGGCATCGCGCTGGGTCAGGCGACGGGTTTCGACGGTCTGCACTTCGCGCTGGAGGACCCGTTCACGACGGTCCGCGGGGAACGCCGCCTGCGCGAGCGGTTCCTGCTGGAGGTGGGGCGGCGGGTGTCGTTCGCCGCGCACCCGCTGTACGCGCTGCTGCACGAGAGCATCTACGCGCAGGGGTCCGCGACGGACTGGGCGGCGCACCGGGTGCGCGCGGAGTTCCCCGCGTTCGCCCTCGACGCGCCGGGGTTCCGGTTCACCGGTGAGCACGTCTACCCCTGGCAGTTCGAGGAGGACCCGGCGCTGGTGCCGCTGCGCGCGGCGGCGGACCTGCTCGCCGCCGACCCCGACCTGCCCCCGCTGTACGACGCCGACGTGCTGGCGGAGAACACCGTCCCCGTCGCGGCCGCGGTCTACGTCGACGACATGTTCGTGCCGTACGAGTTCTCGAGGGCCACCGCAACCGCGATCCGCGGGGCCCGCACGTTCGTGACGAACGAGTACCAGCACGACGGGTTGCGGGTGGACGGGAAGCGGCTGCTGGACGTGCTGCTCGGTCTCGCGCGCCGCTGACGGCCCATCCCACGACTTCCTGTGACCCGCAAGTCACAGATCGTCCAGGCGAAACCCTTGTCTGTGAGCACTCTGAGCACCACACTCGGCCTGGTTCGTCCATCGAAGCAGGAGGCCACGTGCGCAAGATCGTCCTCTCGGCCGCGATGAGCACCGCGCTCCTCGCCACGACCCTCGCGGTGACGCAGTCGTCGTTCGCCGAGACCACCGCTCCCACCACCCGCACCGCCACGGGAGCGACCACCGCTCCCACCGACTACGTCGTGCTCTACGACGTCGGCACCAGCGACGTCCTCGCCCGCGCGGCCATCGCCGCCGCCGGCGGCACCGTGCTCTCCAGCAACGCCGAGGTCGGCTACGCCGTCGTCACCAGCACCGCCGCGGACTTCGCCGAGAAGGCCGGCGCCGCCGCCGGGCTCGTCGGCGCCGCGGCCAACCGCACCATCGGCGCCGCGCCGAAGGACGCCGTCGACGAGGACGACGCCGTCGAACGGCTCAGCGCCGCCGAACTCGCCGGGACCGGGGGGAACGTGTCGCTCAAGGCGCTCGCGGCCCGCAAACCCACCGAAGAACCCCTGGCCTCCCTGCAGTGGGACATGCGCGCCATCGGCGCCACCGCGGAAGGCACCTACCGCACGCAGCCGGGCAGCAAGAAGGTCAGCGTCGGGGTCATCGACACCGGGGTCGACGGTTCCCACCCGGACATCGCGCCGAACTTCGACGCCGAGCTCAGCCGCAACTTCGTCACCGACCTGCCCGACATCGACGGCCCCTGCGAGGTCGAGGGTTGCGTCGACCCGGCCGACGTCGACGAGGGCGGGCACGGCACCCACGTCGCCAGCAGCATCGGTTCCCCGATCAACGGCATCGGCATCGCCGGGGTCGCGCCGAACGTGAACCTGGTGAACCTGCGCGCGGGCCAGGACTCCGGCTACTTCTTCCTGCAGCCCGTCCTCGACGCCATCACCTACGCGGGCGACGCCGGCGTCGACGTCATCAACATGAGCTTCTACGTCGACCCGTGGCTCTACAACTGCCGGGCGAACCCGGCGGACTCGCCCGCCGAGCAGCAGCAGCAGCGCATCACCATCGAAGCCGTGCAGCGCGCGATCGACTACGCGCGCAGCAAGGGCGTCCTGCCGGTCTCCGCGTCCGGCAACGGGGCCACCGACCTCGGCGCGCCGGGGGTGGACACCTCCAGCCCGAACTACCCGCTCGACGAGGAGGGCAACCCCGCCGACGCGCGCGAGCGCACGATCGACAACGCCACCTGCCTCGACGTCCCGGCGGAGAGCAACGGCGTGGTGACGGTGAACTCCACCGGCCCCTCGGGCCGCAAGGCGTACTACTCCAACTACGGCACCGAGCAGTCCGACGTCGCCGCCCCCGGCGGTGACGCCTACGACACCCCCAACGGCCGCGTGTCCCCCGCCGCCCAGGTGCTCGGGGCCTACCCGGAGAACGTCGCCGTCGCCGAGGGCGCCATCGACGAGAACGGCGAGCCCACCCTGCCCTCCGTCATCCGGGAGATCACGGAGGACGGGAAGAGCGCCTACTACCAGTACTCCCAGGGCACCTCGATGGCCGCCCCGCACGCCGCGGGGGTCGCGGCGCTCATCGTCAGCGAGTACGGGAAGCGCGACCCGGCCCACCGGGGGACCCTGACGCTCGACCCGGACGTCACCGAGGCGATCCTGCTGGGGACCGCGACCGACACCGCGTGCCCGGTGCCGGCGGAGTTCACCTACCGGCGCTACTCGGCCACCGCGGGTGAGCTCGTCTCGACCGCCACCTGCGCCGGCCCCGCCGACGACAACGGCTTCTACGGCGAGGGGGTCGTGGACGCGCAGCGGGCGGTCTCCGCCTTCTGACCCTCCCTCCAGCGAGGACGCCCCGTCGACCGTCCCGGTCGGCGGGGCGTCCTGCTGCCCGCCCCCGCCGCGACCCCGGGCGCGACGCTCAGGCGGTCAGCGAGCGCAGGGCCTCGGTGTCGTCCCGCTTGAGGTCCTCGAACATCTCCAGCGCGCGGGCGGTGTCCCACTTCACGGCCAGCCCGTGGGAGGTCCGCAGGTTCGGGTCGGCGACGGGGACGGTCATGGAGATCCCGTCCGCGCCCGAGGCCGCCCGCATGCCGCGCAGGAACCCCACCAGGTCGGGCAGCGAGGCCTCCTCGTCGAGGGTCACCGCGGAACCCCCGGAGGAGGCCAGCGGGAACGCCCGGAACGGGTTCAGCAGGGTCGCGGGGCTCGCGGCCTTCGCCGTGATGGCGGCGAGGAGCTCGCGCTGGCGGACGGCCCGGCCGAGGTCGCCCTGGACGTCGGAGTAGCGGTACCGCGCGTAGCCCAGGGCGGTCGCCCCGCCCATCTCCTGGCACCCGGCCTGGATGTCGAGCCCGGCGCGCACGTCGTCCACGGCCTGCGCGGGGCACATCTCCACCCCGCCGACGGCGTCGACGATCCGGGCGAAACCCCCGAAACCGGTCTCGACGTAGTGGTCGACCCGCAGGCCGGACACGTTCTCGACGGTCTCGGTGAGCAGCGGCGCGCCGCCGATGGCGTACGCGGCGTTGATCTTGTTGCTGTCGTGGCCGGGGATCGGGACGTAGGAGTCGCGGGGGACGCTGATGAGCGCCGACGGCCCGCCGCCGGCGGGGACGTGCAGCAGCATGATCGTGTCGGTGCGCCGGCCGGCGATGTCGTCCCCGCCCGCGGAGTACTCCGCGATCTCCTCCGGGGTCAGGCCGTCGCGGGAGTCGCTGCCGACGATGAGGTACGTCGTGCCCGGCGTCGCGGCCGGCCGCTCACCGGTGGACGCCGCCGCCACCTGCTGCACCGAGGACCAGCCGCGCCAGGCCAGCGCGGAGGGGTAGGCGACGGCCAGGACGAGGAGGACCGCCACCGCCGCGAGGAGCCGCCGGCGGCGCACCACGGCGCGGCGGCGCAGCGGACGGGACCCGCGCGCGGGTCCGCCCGGCGCCGCGGGGCGGGCCGGGCGCGCGGGCGCCGGGGTCGCGGGCCGGGCGGGTGCGGAGGCGGCGGAGAAGTCCGCCAGCCGCTGCTCGCGACCCGGCGCCTGGGCCGCGGGGGGCCGGGCGGGACGGCGCGCGGGGCGCCCGTAGGTCGTGGAGTGCCACTGCTCGCCGCGCTGGGACGGGTCGTCGCTGGTCGGCGGCTCGGCGGTCACCGCTCCACCGTACGGCCGGGCGCGCGCCGCGCCGGGCAACCGGGACGCGCCCGCACCCGAGTCTCACGCTTCACGCACAAACCCCCCGAACGGTGGTCCCGCCGGGGAAACCCGGTGGGACCCCGTCGGGGGGTCCGGTGTCGCGGCCGGTCAGGCGCGGGGACGGCCCAGCGCGCGGTAGGTCCACCCGGCGGCGCGCCAGCGGGCGGGGTCGAGGGCGTTGCGGCCGTCGAGGATCCGCTTGTTCTTCACCAGGCCGGAGATCGTGGCCGGCTCGAGGTCGCGGTACTCCTTCCACTCCGTCAGGAGCAGGACGACGTCGGCGCCGCGGACGGCGTCCTCCACCGTCTCGGCGTAGGAGATGTCCGGGACGGCCTTGCGGGCGTTGTCCAGCGCGGCCGGGTCGGTGAGGACGACGTCGCCGCCCTGGAGGCGGATCTGCGCGGCCACGTTGAGGGCGGGGCTGTCGCGGATGTCGTCCGAGAGCGGCTTGAACGCCGCGCCCAGCACGGCCACGCGCCGGCCGATGAGGGAGCCGTCGCAGACCTCGCGGGCCAGGTCCACCATGCGGATCCGGCGGCGCATGTTGATCGAGTCGACCTCGCGCAGGAAGGTCAGCGTCTGGTCCGCGCCGAGCTCGCCGGCGCGGGCCATGAAGGCGCGGATGTCCTTGGGCAGGCAGCCGCCGCCGAAGCCGAGACCGGCGTTGAGGAACTTCCGCCCGATGCGGTCGTCGTGCCCGATGGCGTCGGCGAGCTGGGTGATGTCGGCGTTGACCTTCTCGCAGAGCTCGGCCATCGCGTTGATGAAGGAGATCTTGGTGGCGAGGAAGGAGTTCGCCGCGACCTTGACGAGCTCGGCGGTCTGGTAGTCGGTGACGATCAGCGGGGTGCCGCGCTTGAGCGGGGTCGCGTAGACCTCGTCCAGCAGCGCCTTCGCCCGCTTGCCCTCGGCGGTGTCGGCCCCGCCGTCGACGCCGTAGACCAGGCGGTCGGGGGTCAGGGTGTCCTCGACGGCGTGGCCCTCGCGCAGGAACTCCGGGTTCCAGGCCAGACCCTCGGTGTCCGGGGCGCGGTCGGCGATCCGGCTGGCGAGGCGGGCGGCGGTGCCGACCGGCACGGTCGACTTCCCGACGACGAGCTCACCGGCGCCCAGGTGGGGGATCAGGGCGTCGACCGCGGCGTCGACGTACTTCATGTCGGCCGCGAACTCGCCCTTCTTCTGGGGGGTCCCCA includes:
- a CDS encoding GtrA family protein translates to MSANDQGLVRRLRSTYEVLAREAAKFGIVGAVAFVTDFGVFNLLRYAGPDGVGVLHHKPLTANVISTVVSILVAWLGNRYWTFRHRHRASAPRELVLFFAMNGVGLLISLVCLGFTYYVLDLRGPVASNVSAKIVGVALGTLFRWWAYRRFVFVEELREEGWEAHPSRGDEEPGSPSTAAQTGPEERSAPAQVDDVGRREARPGAA
- a CDS encoding UDP-glucose dehydrogenase family protein: MRMTVIGCGYLGAVHAACMAELGHEVIGIDVDPEKIAALQAARAPFYEPGLPELLERTMATGRLRFTTDIAEAAGSAVHFVCVGTPQKKGEFAADMKYVDAAVDALIPHLGAGELVVGKSTVPVGTAARLASRIADRAPDTEGLAWNPEFLREGHAVEDTLTPDRLVYGVDGGADTAEGKRAKALLDEVYATPLKRGTPLIVTDYQTAELVKVAANSFLATKISFINAMAELCEKVNADITQLADAIGHDDRIGRKFLNAGLGFGGGCLPKDIRAFMARAGELGADQTLTFLREVDSINMRRRIRMVDLAREVCDGSLIGRRVAVLGAAFKPLSDDIRDSPALNVAAQIRLQGGDVVLTDPAALDNARKAVPDISYAETVEDAVRGADVVLLLTEWKEYRDLEPATISGLVKNKRILDGRNALDPARWRAAGWTYRALGRPRA
- a CDS encoding LCP family protein — encoded protein: MTAEPPTSDDPSQRGEQWHSTTYGRPARRPARPPAAQAPGREQRLADFSAASAPARPATPAPARPARPAAPGGPARGSRPLRRRAVVRRRRLLAAVAVLLVLAVAYPSALAWRGWSSVQQVAAASTGERPAATPGTTYLIVGSDSRDGLTPEEIAEYSAGGDDIAGRRTDTIMLLHVPAGGGPSALISVPRDSYVPIPGHDSNKINAAYAIGGAPLLTETVENVSGLRVDHYVETGFGGFARIVDAVGGVEMCPAQAVDDVRAGLDIQAGCQEMGGATALGYARYRYSDVQGDLGRAVRQRELLAAITAKAASPATLLNPFRAFPLASSGGSAVTLDEEASLPDLVGFLRGMRAASGADGISMTVPVADPNLRTSHGLAVKWDTARALEMFEDLKRDDTEALRSLTA
- a CDS encoding 5-(carboxyamino)imidazole ribonucleotide synthase, with the protein product MSTLVPPTPQPEVPRADPAPYARPGGFPVVGVVGGGQLARMMQPPAIALGLRLRVLAEGPGASAAQVITPAPVGAADDLEALVAFASECDAVTFDHEHVPPAGLRAMAEVTSVQPGADALVHAQDKIVMRERLTALGVPCPRWARVGDRAAVEAFAAGAGWPVVLKTPRGGYDGKGVLVLDSAGDPAWSTAEAWLADWAGRGGLLAEEHVAFTRELAALVVRSPSGQAAAWPVVETVQRGGVCHEVTAPAPGLDEELGAHLTDVALRVAGGLGVTGVLAVEVFEVLRDGRPTVLVNELAMRPHNSGHWTIDGAETSQFENHLRAVLDLPLGSTRARAPWTVMVNVLGPREIEARHEDLYRSYLHVMAHDPGVKVHLYGKEQRPGRKLGHVTVHGDDLESVRARARHAAAFIAGEIDE
- a CDS encoding alpha/beta fold hydrolase, which translates into the protein MSPLVTESHRVDGHDVHEHVLTVPLDHRGRAPGTIEVFAREYVRDGRGAAPRLVFFQGGPGHPANRPDVVGGWLERALEEFRVVLLDQRGTGRSTPLDRQGLAELATPAEQARYLTHFRADSIVADAELLRNALGGDTWAALGQSYGGFCLTTYLSQAPHGLREVLITAGLPGIATSADDVYRATYAQTALRNEEFSVRYPRDLAVAQQVADHLDGVEEFLPTGERLSSRRFRTIGIALGQATGFDGLHFALEDPFTTVRGERRLRERFLLEVGRRVSFAAHPLYALLHESIYAQGSATDWAAHRVRAEFPAFALDAPGFRFTGEHVYPWQFEEDPALVPLRAAADLLAADPDLPPLYDADVLAENTVPVAAAVYVDDMFVPYEFSRATATAIRGARTFVTNEYQHDGLRVDGKRLLDVLLGLARR
- a CDS encoding S8 family serine peptidase produces the protein MRKIVLSAAMSTALLATTLAVTQSSFAETTAPTTRTATGATTAPTDYVVLYDVGTSDVLARAAIAAAGGTVLSSNAEVGYAVVTSTAADFAEKAGAAAGLVGAAANRTIGAAPKDAVDEDDAVERLSAAELAGTGGNVSLKALAARKPTEEPLASLQWDMRAIGATAEGTYRTQPGSKKVSVGVIDTGVDGSHPDIAPNFDAELSRNFVTDLPDIDGPCEVEGCVDPADVDEGGHGTHVASSIGSPINGIGIAGVAPNVNLVNLRAGQDSGYFFLQPVLDAITYAGDAGVDVINMSFYVDPWLYNCRANPADSPAEQQQQRITIEAVQRAIDYARSKGVLPVSASGNGATDLGAPGVDTSSPNYPLDEEGNPADARERTIDNATCLDVPAESNGVVTVNSTGPSGRKAYYSNYGTEQSDVAAPGGDAYDTPNGRVSPAAQVLGAYPENVAVAEGAIDENGEPTLPSVIREITEDGKSAYYQYSQGTSMAAPHAAGVAALIVSEYGKRDPAHRGTLTLDPDVTEAILLGTATDTACPVPAEFTYRRYSATAGELVSTATCAGPADDNGFYGEGVVDAQRAVSAF
- a CDS encoding biotin--[acetyl-CoA-carboxylase] ligase — its product is MDTPWNDLARPPLRSAALRRALVGPGPWSRLDVVASTGSTNADLLADEDAPDGAVLVADHQTGGRGRLGRTWSAPPRSGLAVSVLLRPQRPVAEWSLLPLVTGLAAVDALEALGVRTRLKWPNDVLVEGPDRPGKVCGILAEARTGAGGARVVLGAGINVSLRTEELPVDTATSLALAGARSCDRDTVLRRYLRALRARVDAWGAGESPLGDYRALSATIGQDVRAHLPDGSVLEALAVDVDEEGRLVVEGSGGARTSLSAADVVHLRRR
- the purE gene encoding 5-(carboxyamino)imidazole ribonucleotide mutase yields the protein MSTTDDVRVGLVMGSDSDWPVMEEAAKALEEFGVGYEADVVSAHRMPQEMIAWGSTAADRGLRVVIAGAGGAAHLPGMLASVTPLPVIGVPVPLRHLDGMDSLLSIVQMPAGVPVATVSIGGARNAGLLAVRILAAADDGLRARMVQFQDGLRRTAHEKGSTLRARTRRGGVGFGG